One Methanobrevibacter thaueri genomic region harbors:
- a CDS encoding phosphatase PAP2 family protein, giving the protein MSINEIFFYYINNNLQNPIFDAVLPYITHLGGFVWMLMIVLLVILYAKLRNKETLKKVAIIALIALLLSDLVTYAIKLVVQEPRPYMVLDNVRLLIFEDDVFAFPSGHATSTLAVISVFLLNIEDLAKKHYKILSVLLTLFAIVILFSRIYCGVHYPFDVLSGALIGIAGALIVNRYKDKILSKINI; this is encoded by the coding sequence ATGTCTATAAATGAGATATTTTTCTATTACATTAATAATAACTTGCAAAATCCAATATTCGATGCGGTATTGCCGTACATAACTCATTTGGGCGGTTTTGTCTGGATGCTTATGATAGTGCTTCTTGTCATATTGTATGCAAAGCTAAGGAATAAGGAAACCCTCAAGAAAGTGGCAATCATTGCATTGATTGCTTTGTTGCTTTCAGATCTGGTCACTTATGCCATAAAGCTTGTCGTTCAGGAGCCAAGGCCATACATGGTTTTGGACAATGTTCGCCTGCTTATATTTGAGGATGACGTATTCGCCTTCCCGTCAGGTCATGCCACATCAACACTGGCTGTCATTTCAGTTTTCCTTTTGAACATTGAAGATTTAGCTAAAAAGCATTACAAGATTCTCAGTGTTCTGTTGACATTGTTTGCAATTGTTATTCTCTTTTCAAGAATATATTGTGGTGTGCATTATCCTTTTGATGTCTTGTCAGGTGCATTGATTGGAATTGCCGGTGCGTTGATTGTCAACAGGTACAAAGATAAGATTCTAAGTAAAATCAATATCTAA
- a CDS encoding DUF4013 domain-containing protein — protein sequence MILDIYKDSLEYSAKDWKTLVILGIFALFHFLLIPVFLITGYNYRVINTAVHGIINGRDPLPGFDDIIEMFIDGVKVVIVQIAYLIVPAVIFLIFAVLATQLTGALSAAVILIGCLITFVVGIAACLMAQIGICHMAYNDGAFSKAFEIAEIKGVIDEITWSRCIATYLGLIIITVVIAFVVTALIGLIFTVFGISGFALGADAAGGIFLLGAFVNSAIAMFLVGPYLSIFNARSIGLLYTMQI from the coding sequence ATGATTTTAGACATATATAAAGATTCATTGGAATATTCAGCAAAAGACTGGAAAACATTAGTGATATTGGGAATATTTGCTTTATTCCACTTCCTATTAATTCCAGTATTCCTAATTACAGGATACAATTATCGAGTTATCAATACAGCAGTACACGGAATAATCAACGGCAGGGATCCATTGCCTGGCTTCGATGATATAATAGAAATGTTTATTGACGGTGTCAAGGTTGTCATTGTTCAGATAGCATATCTAATTGTGCCAGCAGTTATCTTTTTGATTTTTGCTGTCCTTGCAACCCAACTCACAGGCGCATTGTCTGCTGCAGTAATACTCATCGGATGTTTAATCACATTCGTTGTTGGAATTGCAGCATGCTTAATGGCTCAAATCGGAATATGTCACATGGCATACAATGACGGAGCATTTTCAAAAGCCTTCGAAATAGCTGAAATAAAAGGTGTCATTGACGAAATAACCTGGTCCAGATGCATTGCAACCTATTTGGGATTAATCATCATAACAGTGGTCATAGCATTTGTCGTAACCGCACTTATCGGATTAATCTTCACTGTGTTTGGAATCTCCGGATTCGCTTTAGGTGCCGATGCTGCAGGTGGAATATTCCTTTTAGGAGCATTTGTTAACTCAGCAATAGCAATGTTCCTTGTCGGACCGTACCTAAGCATATTCAATGCAAGATCAATCGG
- a CDS encoding helix-turn-helix transcriptional regulator, with translation MRTMIKYLRQELKMSQKELGDKVGVTRQTINALENGRYNPSLFLAYEITQVFNKMMFKGDREKYFVMEEIFIFDDDYY, from the coding sequence ATGAGAACCATGATTAAATACTTAAGACAGGAGCTCAAAATGAGCCAAAAGGAACTGGGGGATAAAGTTGGAGTTACCCGACAAACCATTAATGCGCTGGAAAATGGCAGATATAATCCATCTTTATTTTTAGCTTATGAAATAACCCAGGTCTTCAATAAAATGATGTTTAAAGGAGATCGAGAGAAATATTTCGTTATGGAAGAGATATTCATTTTCGATGATGATTACTATTAG